A DNA window from Zingiber officinale cultivar Zhangliang chromosome 3A, Zo_v1.1, whole genome shotgun sequence contains the following coding sequences:
- the LOC122051519 gene encoding protein HEADING DATE REPRESSOR 1-like produces MEGFSASSPPRIFWNSRKRSATPRSLENKLMEESLKPAGDGAKTATTAGGQRDDEDVATAKAAALTERRRSLFEPLESTGSNGRRTPAELLLPPPDFEAASYPKGWLVGKKRKLVNVDVVESMRRVAVQEMNRKDKEIDGLNEQLEEDARCLEHLQVQLLDERSKRSDAERQNAMLRDQISMLMTMLEENQAEEIEEEEQQQRHTLGDH; encoded by the exons ATGGAGGGCTTCTCTGCCTCGTCTCCTCCTCGAATCTTTTGGAACTCTCGCAAGAGATcag CCACTCCCCGGAGTTTGGAGAACAAACTCATGGAGGAGAGTCTGAAACCCGCCGGAGATGGGGCGAAGACAGCGACGACGGCAGGCGGCCAGCGTGACGACGAAGACGTGGCCACCGCCAAGGCAGCTGCTCTGACGGAGCGCCGGCGATCCCTGTTCGAGCCACTGGAGTCTACTGGCTCAAACGGTCGCCGCACGCCGGCAGAACTCCTCCTCCCTCCGCCGGACTTCGAGGCGGCGTCCTACCCGAAAGGGTGGCTCGTCGGCAAGAAACGCAAGCTCGTGAACGTAGACGTCGTCGAGAGCATGCGCCGGGTCGCCGTCCAAGAGATGAACAGAAAG GACAAGGAGATCGACGGACTCAACGAGCAGTTGGAGGAGGACGCCCGGTGCCTGGAGCACCTCCAGGTCCaactcctcgacgagaggagcaAAAGGAGCGACGCCGAGAGGCAGAACGCCATGCTCCGAGACCAGATATCCATGCTGATGACCATGCTGGAAGAAAACCAAGcagaagaaatagaagaagaagaacaacaacaACGACACACTTTAGGAGATCATTAA